Genomic segment of Rhodospirillales bacterium:
CCGATCAACAGCAGCATCGGGAACCAGGACATCAGCAGGCCCCACAGCGAGGGCGCCTCCTCGGACGCCGGCATCGCGCTGATGCGCACGCCCTGCTTGTGCAGGCGCTGGACCAGGCCGGGGTCGTCGGGCGCGTAGGTGGCGAAGCTGCGCCCGTCGCGGTAATGGCCGCTGATGGTGTTGCCCTGGATGACGACGTCGCGCACCTCGTTCGATTCGACCGAGGCGAGGAAATCGGAAAACGCGACCGGGGTATGCGGCCCGCGCGTGTAGGACGATCCGCCCTGGAAAAGGTTGAACAGCGCGAAGACGAGAAGCGCGATGACCACCCAAAGGGCGAGGTTACGGCCGAAGTTCACGAAACGTATGTCCTTTCTGAGGTCTTTTTCCGGGGAGCGGCGGGCGCCTCGGCGATACCCGAGTTCATCGGTTACTTATTTAATATCGTCCACCGCTCAGGCAACTGGCGCAACAAAAAAACCAGGGTCGGCGAGCGGCCGGCAGGGCCGGAAAACGGCCTCCGCCGCGATTAACCACGCCGGCGCGTCCGGTCGGGTGTAGCCGAGGTGCGGGATCCGCGCCAGGCCCCGGGCGTCCCGCAACGCGGGCAGCGCGACATGAACCGGACGCGGAATAGGGCTATCGCGCAAGGAAGGATCGAGGCGCACCGCTTCGCGCCAGCCGTCTTCGCCGAGCGGCGCAAGGGTCAAGGGCGCAACCGCCGGAACCGATACATCGAACCGCCCGTCCCAACCGCGTCGAAGGGAGTTTGTCACGGGCTCGGGCGCCGGCAACCCCCGCGCCTCGCGCCGGATCAGCAATTCGCAATCCCCGGAAACCGCGCGCGCCTCGACCACGCAACCCGCGAGCGCGGCGATATTGCCGGGCCGCCGCCCGCGGTCGGCGAGCGCGGCAAGGACCCGCCGTACCTTGTCGAACGCGGGCGGATGCGCCCGGCCGCCGACGGCGGCGAGGGTTCGGGCGAGCGCGCGGGTCGCGATCTCGACCGGCGCGGCAAGCAATTCGTCGAGAGACAACATCGCGTATCCGGCGGGCTGCAGCGCGACGGCACGGGCAAGCAACGCGGCGGTCGCCGCCTCGAGCGCGACGCGGGCTTCGGCGAAACGCTCCGCGGCCTCGGCCAATGTCGCGGCCGTAATTCCCTCCCTCGCCAGGCCGGACATGCCGGCGCGCACGCGGACGCGGGCAAACCGCGGATCGCGATTGGACGGGTCCTCGATCCAGTCCTGGCCGAGGGCGACGAGATAATCTTCGATTTGGGCGCGCGGAACTCCGAGCAACGGGCGCAACATCCGCGCCGCCGGTCCTTCGACCACGGCCGACATGCCGGCAAGCCCGTCGGGCCCGCTCCCGCCCGCGAGCCGCAACAACAATGTCTCCGCCTGATCCTCGCGCTGGTGGGCGAGCAGGAGATGCAGCACG
This window contains:
- the tilS gene encoding tRNA lysidine(34) synthetase TilS codes for the protein MTDLRAIEGAFHRAMAEFAPFEANPHLAVAVSGGADSLALALLADRWAREHGGRVTALTVNHGLRLGSRAEAAQVGDWLAARGIAHRVLEWTGAKPVTAIQARARAARHALLGDWCRGAGVLHLLLAHQREDQAETLLLRLAGGSGPDGLAGMSAVVEGPAARMLRPLLGVPRAQIEDYLVALGQDWIEDPSNRDPRFARVRVRAGMSGLAREGITAATLAEAAERFAEARVALEAATAALLARAVALQPAGYAMLSLDELLAAPVEIATRALARTLAAVGGRAHPPAFDKVRRVLAALADRGRRPGNIAALAGCVVEARAVSGDCELLIRREARGLPAPEPVTNSLRRGWDGRFDVSVPAVAPLTLAPLGEDGWREAVRLDPSLRDSPIPRPVHVALPALRDARGLARIPHLGYTRPDAPAWLIAAEAVFRPCRPLADPGFFVAPVA